The Prunus persica cultivar Lovell chromosome G7, Prunus_persica_NCBIv2, whole genome shotgun sequence genome has a segment encoding these proteins:
- the LOC18771246 gene encoding 3-epi-6-deoxocathasterone 23-monooxygenase, which translates to MRMEWIVGCWVLVGIFVGSLCWVSKEMKKKSKSQNHKGAKVPKGNLGWPLIGETLDFIACGYTSRPVSFMEKRRSLYGKVFKTNILGTPIIVSTDAEVNKVVLKNHGNTFIPAYPKSVKELLGKFSILQINGSIHKRVHGLIGGFLKSPQFKDRITRDIENSVKLNLARWRHMQSPIYVQDETQKITFEILVKVLMSVGPGEDLNFLKREFEEFIKGLICIPIKLPGTRLYKSLKARERLLKMVGKIVEQKKKAMENNSIQETSPVNDAMDVLLRDGGDQSNETQRLPLDFITGNIIEMMIPGEETVPVAMTLAVKFLSDSPVALDKLRDENMELKRQKVGSSENYAWTDYLSLPFTQNVISETLRMANIINAIWRKALKDVEIKGYLIPQGWCVLASLTSVHMDEENYENPYQFDPWRWEKLEAAVNYTSSFTPFGGGQRLCPGLELSRLELSIFLHHLVTNYRWVAEKDEIVHFPTVKMKRKLPISVTSTST; encoded by the exons atGAGGATGGAATGGATTGTGGGATGTTGGGTTTTGGTGGGAATTTTTGTAGGATCGTTGTGTTGGgtttcgaaggagatgaagaagaagagcaaaaGCCAAAATCATAAGGGTGCTAAAGTCCCCAAAGGGAATTTAGGTTGGCCCTTGATAGGAGAAACTCTTGACTTCATTGCTTGCGGCTACACCTCTCGACCTGTCAGCTTCATGGAAAAACGCAGATCTCT gTATGGAAAGGTCTTCAAGACGAACATATTGGGAACTCCAATCATAGTGTCCACTGATGCTGAAGTGAACAAGGTGGTGTTAAAAAACCATGGAAATACCTTCATccctgcttatccaaaatctGTCAAAGAACTGCTGGGAAAATTTTCGATTCTGCAAATAAATGGAAGCATTCATAAGAGAGTGCATGGGCTTATCGGTGGCTTCCTCAAATCACCACAGTTCAAAGATCGAATCACTAGAGACATTGAAAACTCTGTCAAGCTCAACTTGGCTCGTTGGAGACACATGCAATCTCCCATTTACGTTCAAGATGAAACCCAAAAG ATAACATTTGAAATTCTAGTTAAAGTACTAATGAGCGTCGGTCCTGGAGAAGATTTGAACTTTCTCAAGAGAGAATTTGAAGAATTCATCAAAGGTTTAATTTGCATACCAATTAAGCTACCTGGTACTAGACTCTACAAATCTCTcaag GCTAGGGAGCGATTGTTGAAGATGGTGGGAAAAATAGTGGAGCAGAAGAAAAAGGCCATGGAAAATAATAGTATCCAAGAAACAAGTCCAGTCAATGACGCAATGGATGTGCTGTTGCGTGATGGCGGTGACCAAAGCAACGAGACGCAACGcctgccgttggatttcatcacGGGGAATATCATAGAGATGATGATCCCAGGAGAGGAGACTGTGCCTGTGGCCATGACCCTAGCCGTCAAGTTCCTCAGTGACAGCCCTGTGGCGTTAGACAAACTAAGG GATGAGAACATGGAATTGAAGAGGCAGAAGGTTGGTTCCTCTGAAAATTATGCATGGACTGATTACCTGTCCTTGCCATTTACTCAAAAT GTGATAAGTGAGACTCTTAGAATGGCAAATATTATCAATGCTATTTGGAGAAAAGCTCTTAAAGATGTTGAAATCAAAG GGTATTTGATACCACAAGGATGGTGTGTCTTGGCATCTTTAACTTCTGTTCACATGGATGAAGAGAACTATGAAAACCCATATCAGTTTGATCCATGGAGATGGGAG AAGTTAGAAGCTGCTGTAAACTACACTTCTAGTTTCACTCCATTTGGTGGGGGACAGAGGCTCTGCCCTGGTTTGGAACTCTCTAGGCTTGAATTATCAATCTTCCTTCATCATCTTGTCACTAATTACAG ATGGGTAGCTGAGAAGGATGAAATTGTTCACTTTCCAACGGTCAAGATGAAGAGGAAGCTGCCCATTTCTGTCACATCCACAAGCACTTAG
- the LOC18769056 gene encoding ribosomal RNA small subunit methyltransferase, mitochondrial: MLRRAKCLYGVIPGHCSLGQLQSTSRYRSYRKINGADDDGRRKREEGQDGHLQLHKSKGQHLLTNQRILDSIVRKSAIKPTDTVLEIGPGTGNLTLKLLEAAKSVVAVEIDKRMVEVLQKRVAECGVQDRLTVICKDALKAEFPPFDIVVANIPYGISSPLVAKLVYGARSFRSATLLLQKEFARRLMAKPGDSEFNRLAVNVKLVVNVEFVMDVSKREFVPCPKVDSSVVIIRPKAEVPNVNLDEWWAFTKACFCNKNKTLGATFKQKKKVMELLRLSKLAGSNGETDNYICSNDDNGDGGESNEEELSSSSCSEMGASSFKEKLMGVLKSADFEDKRPSKLSNEELLHLLALFNQAGIYFHDQSKSRNAENESFSVAYC; the protein is encoded by the exons ATGCTTCGACGCGCCAAATGTCTTTATGGTGTCATCCCCGGGCATTGTTCACTTGGGCAGCTGCAATCGACGTCCAGATATCGCTCCTATCGGAAAATCAACGGCGCAGATGACGACGGCCGTCGGAAAAGAGAGGAGGGTCAAGATGGGCATTTGCAGTTGCACAAGAGCAAAGGCCAACACCTCTTAACCAACCAACGCATTCTCGACAGCATTGTTCGAAAATCCGCAATTAAACCCACAGACACCGTCCTCGAGATCGGACCCGGCACCGGAAATCTTACCCTCAAGCTTCTGGAAGCTGCCAAGAGCGTCGTGGCAGTCGAAATTGATAAGCGGATGGTGGAGGTTCTCCAAAAACGTGTTGCGGAGTGTGGGGTTCAAGATAGGTTGACT GTTATATGTAAAGATGCACTGAAGGCGGAGTTTCCTCCTTTTGATATTGTCGTGGCGAACATTCCGTATGGAATATCTTCGCCCCTGGTGGCTAAATTGGTGTATGGGGCAAGGTCATTTCGGAGTGCCACGCTGCTACTTCAAAAGGAGTTTGCAAGGAGATTGATGGCTAAGCCTGGAGACTCTGAGTTCAACCGGTTGGCTGTGAATGTGAAGCTGGTGGTTAATGTGGAGTTTGTCATGGATGTGAGCAAGAGGGAGTTTGTTCCTTGCCCGAAAGTCGATTCGTCGGTGGTTATAATTCGTCCGAAAGCTGAAGTTCCAAACGTTAATTTGGATGAATGGTGGGCTTTTACAAAGGCTTGTTTTTGTAACAAGAATAAGACACTTGGGGCGACGTTCaagcaaaagaagaaggtGATGGAGCTGTTGCGGTTGTCCAAATTAGCAGGCTCAAATGGTGAAACTGACAATTATATTTGCAGCAACGACGACAACGGGGATGGAGGAGAGAGCAATGAAGAGGAGCTTTCTTCGTCGTCTTGCTCGGAAATGGGAGCGAGTTCCTTCAAGGAGAAGTTAATGGGGGTTCTGAAATCGGCTGATTTTGAGGACAAGCGGCCTTCAAAGCTGTCAAATGAGGAGTTGCTGCATCTGCTTGCATTGTTTAATCAAGCAGGAATATATTTTCATGATCAGTCCAAGAGTAGGAATGCTGAGAATGAATCATTTTCTGTTGCTTACTGTTGA